From a region of the Zingiber officinale cultivar Zhangliang chromosome 4B, Zo_v1.1, whole genome shotgun sequence genome:
- the LOC121978528 gene encoding red chlorophyll catabolite reductase-like, translated as MSSPPPPVVEFPYLLPAQRELMVEVLSIVETGLGPQLLPSTVPSDVLSFQNPSGSAHGAIDIRHGGRDSTVDFVLESWLHCQIPTGALNIATLLVFLNSSTDAPHLLMDFIQGSPTSLVLLLDLIPRKDVALHPDYLDEFYHQTDLDKKRQVLSKLPQVQPYMPSSIYARSLLSPTAIVVNINCGDGNEQTLLEEIIRGKLNLICKEIVQIWLSLCVKTRLSSEVDQDILVKRDSLIKSKVIEIDLEANLPRMFTPEVASRIIREIKEAYKV; from the exons ATGAGCTCCCCGCCGCCTCCAGTGGTGGAGTTTCCCTACCTACTGCCGGCGCAGCGGGAGCTGATGGTGGAAGTCCTCTCCATTGTGGAGACTGGGCTCGGGCCGCAGCTCCTCCCCTCCACCGTGCCCTCCGACGTCCTGTCCTTCCAAAATCCGTCCGGGTCGGCCCATGGTGCCATCGATATCCGACACGGTGGCCGCGATTCCACG GTGGACTTCGTACTGGAATCATGGCTGCATTGCCAGATCCCTACTGGTGCTCTTAATATAGCCACTTTGTTGGTCTTTCTTAATTCTTCCACAGATGCTCCTCACCTTCTTATGGACTTCATACAAGGAAGCCCAACCTCCCTCGTTCTCCTCCTGGACTTGATACCACGCAAGGATGTCGCCCTCCACCCTGACTACCTTGACGAATTTTACCATCAAACCGATCTGGATAAAAAGAGGCAAGTGCTTTCCAAACTTCCACAGGTGCAACCTTACATGCCATCCTCTATTTATGCCCGCAGTCTCCTATCACCCACAGCAATTGTAGTTAACATCAATTGCGGTGACGGGAACGAACAGACCTTGCTGGAAGAGATAATCCGTGGCAAACTCAATTTGATTTGCAAGGAGATTGTTCAAATATGGTTAAGCTTATGTGTTAAAACTAGGCTATCGAGTGAAGTGGATCAAGACATTTTGGTTAAAAGAGATAGTTTGATCAAGAGCAAGGTCATTGAAATTGATCTCGAGGCAAACCTGCCTAGAATGTTCACTCCTGAGGTCGCAAGCCGCATAATAAGGGAAATTAAGGAGGCTTATAAGGTATAA
- the LOC121977835 gene encoding red chlorophyll catabolite reductase-like — translation MSSTAVGCLLSPLLPRPSSTVAAAGCNCKSRSIRVRASMSSPPPPVAEFPYLPPAQRELMVEILSMVETGLGPQLLPSTVPSDVLSFQNPSGSAHGAIDIRHGGRDSTVNFILESWLHCQIPTGALNIATLLVFLNSSTDAPHLLMEFMQGSPTSLVLLLDLIPRKDVVLHPDYLDEFYHQTDLDKQRQVLSKLPQVQPYMSSSIYARSLLSPTAIAVDINCGDGKEQTLLEEIIRGKLNMICKEIVQIWLRLCVKTRLSSEVDQDILVKRDSLIKSKAIEIDLEANLPRMFTPKVASRIIREIKEAYKCIDSGN, via the exons ATGTCTTCGACGGCCGTGGGTTGCCTCCTTTCTCCTCTCCTTCCTCGTCCGAGCTCCACCGTCGCGGCCGCAGGCTGCAACTGCAAGAGCAGATCCATTCGGGTCCGCGCATCGATGAGCTCCCCGCCGCCTCCAGTGGCGGAGTTTCCCTACCTACCGCCGGCGCAGCGGGAGCTGATGGTGGAAATCCTCTCCATGGTGGAGACCGGGCTCGGGCCGCAGCTCCTCCCCTCCACCGTGCCCTCCGACGTCCTGTCCTTCCAAAATCCGTCCGGGTCGGCCCATGGCGCCATCGATATCCGACACGGTGGCCGCGATTCCACG GTGAACTTCATACTGGAATCATGGCTGCATTGCCAGATCCCTACTGGTGCTCTTAATATAGCCACTTTGTTGGTCTTTCTTAATTCTTCCACAGATGCTCCTCACCTTCTTATGGAGTTCATGCAAGGAAGCCCAACGTCCCTCGTTCTCCTCCTGGACTTGATACCACGCAAGGATGTCGTCCTCCACCCTGACTACCTTGACGAATTTTACCATCAAACCGATCTGGATAAACAGAGACAAGTGCTTTCCAAACTTCCACAGGTGCAACCTTACATGTCATCCTCTATTTATGCCCGCAGTCTCCTATCACCCACAGCAATTGCAGTTGACATCAATTGCGGTGACGGGAAGGAACAGACCTTGCTGGAAGAGATAATCCGTGGCAAACTCAATATGATTTGCAAGGAGATTGTTCAAATATGGTTACGCTTATGTGTTAAAACTAGGCTATCGAGTGAAGTGGATCAAGACATTCTGGTTAAAAGAGATAGTTTGATCAAGAGCAAGGCCATTGAAATTGATCTCGAGGCAAACCTGCCTAGAATGTTCACTCCTAAGGTCGCAAGCCGCATAATAAGGGAAATTAAGGAGGCTTATAAGTGCATAGACAGTGGAAATTAA